The Geitlerinema sp. PCC 9228 genome segment TTGGCTTTACCCACGAGGATTTTGCAGCGTTACTAGACAAATATGACTACAACTTCAGCCCCGGCGACGTCGTAGCTGGCACGGTTTTTAACCTGGAGCCCAATGGGGCTTTGATTGATATTGGTGCCAAAACGGCGGCTTACCTGCCCATTCAGGAAATGTCCATCAATCGGGTTGACAATCCCGATGAAGTCCTCCAGCCCAACGAAACCCGAGAATTTTTCATTCTCAGCGACGAAAACGAAGAAGGGCAGCTTACCCTCTCCATTCGCCGCATCGAATACATGCGGGCTTGGGAGCGGGTACGGCAGCTACAAGCGGAAGATGCCACCGTTCTTTCTAACGTGTTTGCCACCAACCGCGGTGGTGCCTTAGTCAGAATCGAAGGACTGCGCGGATTTATCCCCGGCTCCCACATCAGCACCCGCAAACCCAAAGAAGAACTCGTGGGTGAAGACCTCCCCCTGAAATTCTTGGAAGTAGACGAAGACCGCAACCGACTTGTTCTCAGCCACCGACGTGCCTTGGTCGAACGGAAGATGAACCGTTTGGAAGTCGGCGAAGTGGTCACCGGTGCCGTACGCGGTATCAAACCCTACGGTGCTTTCATCGACATTGGCGGCGTCAGCGGTTTGCTCCACATTTCCGAAATTTCCCACGACCACATCGACACGCCTCATAGCGTCTTGAATGTCAATGACGAGCTGAAGGTCATGATTATCGACCTAGACGCCGACCGAGGCCGCATTTCCCTGTCTACCAAGCAACTAGAACCCGAAGCTGGTGCCATGGTGAAAAATCGGGAAATGGTATTTGCTCAAGCTGAGGAGATGGCTGCTAAGTGGCGGGAGCAGCAATTACACCAACAACAGGGGCAATCCCAGGAAACGGCTGCCACCGAAAGTGCTCCCACGAGTACCGAGACCAGCGAACAGCCGCAACAACCAGTCGCTCCCAATGCCGAAGCCACCCCTGCAGCGGTAGAAGCACCGGCAGCAACCGCGGCAACCGAAGCAGCGGTAGAAACCACCGAAACCCCAGCGGCAGTTTCCACCGAACCAGAAGCTACAGAAGGTTCGCCCACCCCCTCTGCTGTAGAAGAACCACCGGCCGCAGACCATTCAGAAGACCGCGAAACCACCCCACAAGAGGTAGCTACCGACTCGGTGAGCGAGGAAGAAAATCCCGTCAGCTCCGAATTGTAAACACACTAGAGCTGAGCTGGATTGCTGCTAACTTGAGCGACCCCATGGAAGACAAAAAAGAGGGAACCCACCCCTCTTTTTTGATTTTTTTGCCCCTTGATGGCAAAATTGCTGGATTGTAGAAATAGAACACTCATGCCGGCTACCATTCAATGTAGACACATTACCTTTTCTAATATAAAAGCGATTCTGTTTGACAAAGACGGCACTCTGGAAAACTCCCAGGGCTTTTTGTACGAGTTGGGACACAGGCGGGCACAGTTGCTGGATGCGCAAGTTCCAGGAACCGGTCGTACGTTGCTGGCAGGATTTGGTCTGGATGGCACCAGCATAGACCCTACGGGATTGCTGGCTGTGGGCAGCCATTGGGAAAATCAAGTCGCCGCTGCTGCCTACGTAGCCGCGACCGGTCGCGGTTGGGTAGACTCGATGGAAATGGCCCGGCAGGCTTTCGAGCAAGCAGAAAACCAACTGCCCCATCCATCTACTCCCTCTCCCCTGTTTGCCGGCAGTTTGGAAGTTTTGCAAAATCTCCACCAAAATGGCTTCAAGCTAGGCATTCTCTCTGCTGACAGCAACGAACGGGTGCAGAATTTCGTGCGCTATTACCAGTTGGGATGCTATATTCAATTGCAGATGGGCGTAGATAACCACGGACCTAGCAAACCCGATCCGGCACTGTTCTATCAAGCTTGCCAACAATTGGGCGTCCAGCCGGCGGATACGCTCATGGTGGGAGATGCTCCCACGGATATGCAAATGGCCAAACAAGCCGGTGCGGCGGGATGTATCGGGATTTGCTGGTCAAATCCTCATGCCGCAGGCTTAGAACTTGCTGATATTGCGATCGCCAACTTAGAGGAAATTCAAATCGTAGCTTAATTTTTTGGCTGCGGTAAAAATTAGCGGCGCAATACGTTGTAAGATAACTACGGCATTCGCTATTGAAGTACGAAAAACGACAGGAGGATTCGATCCTTGTCTAGACAATATCTTTTTACGTCTGAATCGGTAACAGAGGGACACCCTGATAAAGTTTGCGACCAAATTTCTGACACTATTCTTGATGCCCTATTAACACAAGATCCTTCCAGCCGCGTAG includes the following:
- a CDS encoding 30S ribosomal protein S1, with product MVNNTMTKDVGFTHEDFAALLDKYDYNFSPGDVVAGTVFNLEPNGALIDIGAKTAAYLPIQEMSINRVDNPDEVLQPNETREFFILSDENEEGQLTLSIRRIEYMRAWERVRQLQAEDATVLSNVFATNRGGALVRIEGLRGFIPGSHISTRKPKEELVGEDLPLKFLEVDEDRNRLVLSHRRALVERKMNRLEVGEVVTGAVRGIKPYGAFIDIGGVSGLLHISEISHDHIDTPHSVLNVNDELKVMIIDLDADRGRISLSTKQLEPEAGAMVKNREMVFAQAEEMAAKWREQQLHQQQGQSQETAATESAPTSTETSEQPQQPVAPNAEATPAAVEAPAATAATEAAVETTETPAAVSTEPEATEGSPTPSAVEEPPAADHSEDRETTPQEVATDSVSEEENPVSSEL
- a CDS encoding HAD family hydrolase; amino-acid sequence: MPATIQCRHITFSNIKAILFDKDGTLENSQGFLYELGHRRAQLLDAQVPGTGRTLLAGFGLDGTSIDPTGLLAVGSHWENQVAAAAYVAATGRGWVDSMEMARQAFEQAENQLPHPSTPSPLFAGSLEVLQNLHQNGFKLGILSADSNERVQNFVRYYQLGCYIQLQMGVDNHGPSKPDPALFYQACQQLGVQPADTLMVGDAPTDMQMAKQAGAAGCIGICWSNPHAAGLELADIAIANLEEIQIVA